From one Streptomyces sp. N50 genomic stretch:
- a CDS encoding DUF1684 domain-containing protein, whose amino-acid sequence MTSDAADEWRQWHEHRMETVSGPYGPLALTGTHWLEDYTDGQLPDIPDVWVADGDVVVLTATAADGLTVDGKPFTGSVRLGADTGPVGTARVGLGGRRLVVLVREGVWGVRDYDPDSAARRAFQGVEVTPYDPRWSVPGRFTPYDARRTVRVDTADGVERGLGLAGELAFRLDGLEATLQVAVQGDGKLWAVFADSTSGDGSYRFRFLYPAAPDAQGRTTVDFNRAVLPPCAFADHFICPFPPPGNTLGLAVGAGERALRQVGR is encoded by the coding sequence ATGACTTCGGACGCGGCCGACGAGTGGAGGCAGTGGCACGAGCACCGCATGGAGACGGTGTCGGGTCCCTACGGACCCCTCGCCCTGACCGGCACGCACTGGCTGGAGGACTACACGGATGGCCAACTTCCGGACATTCCTGACGTATGGGTCGCCGACGGTGACGTGGTCGTCCTCACCGCGACGGCGGCCGACGGGCTGACCGTCGACGGGAAACCCTTCACCGGCTCGGTCCGCCTCGGCGCGGACACCGGCCCGGTGGGCACGGCCCGCGTAGGCCTCGGCGGGCGTCGACTGGTCGTCCTGGTCCGCGAGGGCGTCTGGGGCGTGCGCGACTACGACCCCGACTCGGCGGCGCGGCGCGCGTTCCAGGGTGTCGAGGTCACGCCGTACGACCCGCGCTGGTCGGTGCCGGGACGCTTCACTCCGTACGACGCGCGGCGCACCGTACGCGTCGACACGGCGGACGGCGTCGAGCGCGGGCTCGGGCTCGCGGGTGAACTCGCCTTCCGGCTCGACGGGTTGGAGGCGACCTTGCAGGTGGCGGTGCAGGGCGACGGGAAGTTGTGGGCGGTGTTCGCCGACTCCACGAGCGGGGACGGCAGTTACCGGTTCCGGTTCCTGTACCCGGCGGCGCCCGACGCTCAGGGGCGCACGACGGTCGACTTCAACCGTGCCGTGCTCCCGCCCTGCGCGTTCGCCGACCATTTCATCTGCCCTTTCCCGCCGCCCGGGAATACGCTGGGCCTCGCGGTCGGGGCGGGGGAGCGCGCCCTTCGGCAGGTGGGGCGTTGA
- a CDS encoding NtaA/DmoA family FMN-dependent monooxygenase (This protein belongs to a clade of FMN-dependent monooxygenases, within a broader family of flavin-dependent oxidoreductases, the luciferase-like monooxygenase (LMM) family, some of whose members use coenzyme F420 rather than FMN.), producing the protein MTVRPRTSRKEIHLAAHFPGVNSTTVWADPRSRSQIAFSSFEQLARTAERGRFDFFFLAEGLRLREHKGRIHDLDVVGRPESLTVLNALAAVTSRIGLAATVNATFNEPYELARRLATLDHLSAGRAAWNVVTSSDAFTGENFRRGGYLDRADRYTRAAEFVAVARELWDSWTPDGVSRPFAHRGQHFDIAGEFTVPRSPQGHPVVIQAGDSGEGREFAARTADVIFTRHGTLEDGRAFYADVKGRLAKYGRAPDDLKIMPGVSVVLGDTAAEAQERAAEIRWQQVSPQNAILALEQIWGTDLSAYDPDGPFPDIDPVPESSITQGRTRRGDTVAMAEKWRALSREKGLSIRQTVIEASGRQSFIGTPEAVAAELETFVRQDAADGFVLVPHLTPGGLDEFVDRVVPLLQERGVFRTEYRGTTLRSHLGLPDPAGKG; encoded by the coding sequence ATGACCGTACGACCACGCACCTCGCGTAAAGAGATCCATCTGGCCGCGCACTTCCCCGGCGTCAACAGCACCACCGTGTGGGCCGATCCGCGGTCGAGGTCCCAGATCGCCTTCTCCTCCTTCGAGCAGCTCGCCCGCACCGCCGAACGCGGCCGTTTCGACTTCTTCTTCCTCGCCGAGGGGCTGCGGCTGCGCGAACACAAGGGCCGTATCCACGACTTGGACGTCGTCGGCCGCCCCGAGTCCCTCACGGTCCTCAACGCGCTCGCCGCCGTCACCTCACGGATCGGCCTGGCCGCCACGGTCAACGCCACCTTCAACGAGCCGTACGAACTCGCCCGCAGACTCGCCACGTTGGACCACCTGAGCGCTGGCCGGGCGGCCTGGAACGTGGTGACGTCCTCCGACGCCTTCACCGGCGAGAACTTCCGGCGCGGGGGATACCTCGACCGCGCGGACCGCTACACGCGAGCGGCCGAATTCGTCGCCGTGGCACGGGAGTTGTGGGACTCCTGGACCCCGGACGGAGTGTCCCGGCCCTTCGCCCACCGAGGTCAACACTTCGACATCGCGGGCGAGTTCACCGTCCCGCGCTCACCGCAGGGGCACCCGGTGGTCATCCAGGCCGGGGACTCGGGGGAGGGGCGGGAGTTCGCGGCGCGGACCGCCGACGTCATCTTCACGCGGCACGGCACGCTGGAGGACGGCCGCGCCTTCTACGCCGACGTGAAGGGACGCCTCGCCAAGTACGGCCGCGCCCCCGACGACCTCAAGATCATGCCCGGCGTCAGCGTCGTCCTCGGCGACACGGCGGCCGAGGCGCAGGAGCGGGCCGCCGAGATCCGGTGGCAGCAGGTCTCCCCGCAGAACGCGATCCTCGCCCTGGAACAGATCTGGGGCACGGACCTCTCCGCCTACGACCCCGACGGCCCGTTCCCCGACATCGACCCGGTGCCGGAATCGTCGATCACCCAGGGGCGGACCCGGCGCGGCGACACCGTGGCGATGGCCGAAAAGTGGCGGGCGCTCTCCCGCGAGAAGGGGCTGTCCATCCGGCAGACCGTGATCGAGGCGAGCGGCCGGCAGTCCTTCATCGGCACCCCGGAGGCGGTCGCCGCCGAGCTGGAGACCTTCGTACGCCAGGACGCCGCCGACGGCTTCGTCCTCGTCCCGCATCTCACCCCTGGCGGCCTCGACGAGTTCGTGGACCGGGTGGTGCCGCTGCTCCAGGAACGTGGCGTGTTCCGCACGGAATACCGGGGCACGACCCTGCGCTCACATCTCGGGCTCCCCGACCCGGCCGGGAAGGGGTGA
- a CDS encoding LLM class flavin-dependent oxidoreductase, giving the protein MTSSHGRGLHLAAAVDQRSAYDADSYVELARLAESGGLDFVTLDDTFARPGPDALAVLSRVAPATNRIGLVPTVTTTHTEPFHVQAAVATLDWVSRGRAGWRLDVSTTEGEARLFGRRHAATADALWAEAGEVAEVAAQLWDSWEDDAEIRDTATGRFVDRDKLHHVDFTGSEFSVKGPSIVPRPPQGHPVRVVDATEGQARRTAARYADVALVRAASSAQAGAVRSELRASAEKFGRDPDTLRVLVSLVVDLGDGEHAAEPGHGGGGPRQTAHGPLYRGGPVDLAELIAGWHGDRSVDGFHLTPVEPRRDLERLVNGTVALLQHRGLFRTFYPGSTLREHLGLARPANRYAVTGGAS; this is encoded by the coding sequence ATGACCTCCTCGCACGGCCGGGGCCTGCATCTGGCCGCCGCCGTCGACCAGCGGTCGGCCTACGACGCCGACTCCTACGTCGAGTTGGCGCGGCTCGCCGAGAGCGGCGGGCTCGACTTCGTGACGCTCGACGACACCTTCGCGCGCCCCGGACCCGACGCCCTCGCCGTCCTCTCCCGCGTCGCCCCGGCCACCAACCGGATCGGCCTGGTGCCGACCGTGACCACCACGCACACCGAGCCCTTCCACGTGCAGGCCGCGGTCGCGACCCTCGACTGGGTCAGCCGGGGCCGGGCCGGCTGGCGGCTCGACGTGTCGACCACCGAGGGCGAGGCCCGCCTCTTCGGCCGCCGGCACGCCGCGACCGCCGACGCGCTGTGGGCGGAGGCGGGTGAAGTCGCCGAGGTGGCCGCCCAGTTGTGGGACAGCTGGGAGGACGACGCCGAGATACGGGACACGGCCACCGGCCGTTTCGTCGACCGCGACAAGCTGCACCACGTCGACTTCACCGGCTCCGAGTTCTCCGTCAAGGGCCCCTCGATCGTGCCCAGACCACCGCAGGGCCACCCCGTCCGCGTGGTCGACGCCACCGAGGGCCAGGCCCGGCGGACGGCCGCCCGGTACGCCGATGTGGCCCTCGTCCGCGCGGCGAGCTCCGCGCAGGCCGGGGCCGTACGGTCCGAACTGCGGGCGTCCGCCGAGAAGTTCGGCCGCGATCCCGACACGCTGCGGGTCCTGGTGAGCCTCGTCGTCGACCTCGGCGACGGCGAGCACGCGGCCGAACCGGGCCACGGCGGGGGCGGTCCCCGGCAGACCGCGCACGGCCCGCTGTACCGGGGCGGCCCGGTCGACCTCGCCGAGCTGATCGCCGGCTGGCACGGCGACCGTAGCGTCGACGGCTTCCACCTCACGCCCGTCGAACCCCGCCGCGACCTGGAGCGGCTGGTCAACGGCACGGTCGCGCTGCTCCAACACCGGGGCCTGTTCCGCACGTTCTACCCGGGCAGCACGCTCAGGGAGCACCTGGGCCTGGCCCGGCCCGCCAACCGGTACGCCGTGACCGGGGGAGCGTCATGA
- a CDS encoding FAD/NAD(P)-binding protein — MSSDIPTPVSAAPGTRLSLVIVGAGPRGTGLIERIAANAPELYASSGAEGVEGLDIHLVDPHPPGAGRIWRAAQSPLLWMNSHAEDVTMFTDETVVMEGPVRPGPTLHEWADIEGSTFADRQLQGSYLRWVHEEAVAALPPGVTVHHHPRRALRISGPPDGRQQVWLEGGADPLLADLVVLALGHLDAELDQDQRELAAYARAHDLVHLPPDFTADSDLSSLAPGEPVLVRGFGLAFVDLMVLLTEGRGGRYDGDTYVPSGQEPVLYVGSRRGVPYHSKIGYEWSGERPPLPRFFGPAEVDAILALPGGFDFRRDVWPLIEKELGFAHYHRLFGVHPERTSIAWTDFEEKYAAGEVADREALVASAVPDPADRLDLAALDHPLDGVRYGSHEELQEGLRAYVEGDLSRRHDPSNSQDLAVFLGLLSVYGQLIRLGDVGPWWHGFFSYLASGPPGPRLRQLLALSRAGVVRFVGADMAVAAEDGVFRASSATVPGVTIEARALVEARLPEPTVGRSVDPLLRQLHADGAVVESPEGLLRVDRTDGRTLDRDGRPHPRRFALGPYTDVRTPGAFTRPRTGGPAFRQNDATARAVLAFLRDLACRAAA, encoded by the coding sequence ATGTCTTCCGACATTCCCACCCCCGTATCCGCCGCCCCGGGCACAAGGCTCTCGCTCGTGATCGTCGGGGCCGGGCCGCGGGGGACCGGTCTGATCGAGCGCATCGCCGCCAACGCGCCCGAGCTGTACGCCAGTTCGGGCGCCGAGGGCGTCGAAGGCCTCGACATCCACCTCGTCGACCCCCATCCGCCGGGCGCCGGACGCATCTGGCGCGCGGCCCAGTCGCCGCTGCTGTGGATGAACTCGCACGCCGAGGACGTCACCATGTTCACCGACGAGACGGTGGTCATGGAGGGGCCGGTCCGCCCCGGCCCCACGCTGCACGAATGGGCGGACATCGAGGGCAGCACCTTCGCCGACCGCCAGCTCCAGGGCTCCTACCTGCGCTGGGTGCACGAGGAGGCCGTGGCCGCGCTGCCGCCGGGCGTCACCGTCCACCACCACCCGCGACGGGCCCTCAGGATCAGCGGCCCGCCCGACGGACGCCAGCAGGTCTGGCTGGAGGGCGGCGCGGACCCGCTCCTCGCCGACCTCGTCGTCCTCGCCCTCGGCCACCTCGACGCCGAACTCGACCAGGACCAGCGCGAGTTGGCGGCCTACGCCCGCGCCCACGACCTGGTCCATCTGCCACCGGACTTCACCGCCGACAGCGACCTCTCCTCCCTCGCCCCCGGCGAACCCGTCCTCGTCCGCGGCTTCGGCCTCGCCTTCGTCGACCTGATGGTCCTGCTCACCGAGGGGAGGGGCGGACGCTACGACGGCGACACCTACGTCCCCTCGGGGCAGGAGCCGGTGCTGTACGTCGGGTCGCGGCGCGGAGTGCCGTACCACTCGAAGATCGGTTACGAGTGGAGCGGTGAACGGCCGCCGCTGCCACGGTTCTTCGGGCCCGCCGAGGTCGACGCGATACTCGCGCTGCCAGGCGGCTTCGACTTCCGGCGGGACGTATGGCCGCTGATCGAGAAGGAGTTGGGGTTCGCGCACTACCACCGGCTGTTCGGTGTGCACCCCGAGCGGACGAGCATCGCCTGGACCGACTTCGAGGAGAAGTACGCGGCCGGGGAGGTGGCGGACCGCGAGGCCCTCGTGGCGTCCGCGGTGCCCGACCCCGCCGACCGGCTCGACCTCGCGGCACTCGACCATCCGCTGGACGGGGTGCGGTACGGGTCGCACGAGGAGCTCCAGGAGGGGCTACGGGCCTATGTGGAGGGCGATCTGAGTCGCCGTCACGACCCGTCCAACAGCCAGGACCTGGCTGTGTTCCTCGGACTGCTCTCCGTCTACGGGCAGTTGATCCGGCTCGGTGACGTCGGGCCCTGGTGGCACGGCTTCTTCAGCTACCTCGCTTCCGGGCCGCCCGGACCCCGGCTGCGCCAACTCCTCGCACTGTCCCGGGCCGGCGTCGTGCGGTTCGTCGGTGCGGACATGGCCGTAGCCGCCGAGGACGGGGTGTTCCGCGCGTCGAGCGCGACCGTGCCGGGCGTGACGATCGAGGCGCGGGCTCTCGTGGAGGCGCGGCTGCCGGAGCCCACGGTCGGGCGGTCCGTCGATCCGCTGCTGCGTCAACTGCACGCCGACGGGGCCGTGGTGGAGAGTCCCGAGGGGCTGCTGCGGGTGGACCGCACCGACGGACGGACCCTCGACCGGGACGGGCGGCCGCATCCCCGGCGGTTCGCGCTCGGGCCCTACACCGACGTACGGACGCCCGGCGCGTTCACCCGGCCGCGCACCGGCGGGCCGGCCTTCCGGCAGAACGACGCCACCGCGCGGGCCGTGCTGGCGTTCCTGCGCGACCTCGCGTGTCGGGCTGCCGCGTAG
- a CDS encoding GTP-binding protein, which translates to MSGRSDKIVPLAVKIVVSGGLGVGKTTFIGAISEIEPLDTEAAITEVSVGVDSLEGVEAKTTTTVALDFGRITLDPTIALYLFGTPGQDRFSFLWDDLVEGALGTVVLVDTRRIEDCFPAVDYFESQGAPFVLAVNRFDGAERFDVDEVREALGLGADVPVLECDARNRDSVRDVLGALMDRVIGVRAAPRRRTTAALAR; encoded by the coding sequence ATGTCCGGGCGCTCTGACAAGATCGTGCCGCTGGCCGTGAAGATCGTGGTCAGCGGCGGCCTCGGGGTCGGCAAGACCACGTTCATCGGGGCCATTTCGGAGATCGAACCCCTCGACACCGAGGCGGCGATCACCGAAGTCTCCGTAGGCGTCGACTCGTTGGAGGGCGTCGAGGCGAAGACCACCACGACCGTCGCCCTCGACTTCGGGCGGATCACGCTCGACCCGACGATCGCGCTGTACCTGTTCGGGACGCCCGGGCAGGACCGGTTCTCCTTCCTCTGGGACGACCTGGTTGAGGGCGCGCTCGGCACGGTGGTCCTGGTGGACACCCGGCGGATCGAGGACTGCTTCCCGGCGGTCGACTACTTCGAGTCGCAGGGCGCGCCGTTCGTCCTCGCGGTGAACCGGTTCGACGGGGCGGAGCGGTTCGACGTGGACGAGGTCCGGGAGGCGCTCGGGCTGGGCGCGGACGTGCCGGTGCTGGAGTGCGACGCGCGGAACCGCGATTCCGTACGGGACGTGCTGGGAGCGCTGATGGACCGGGTGATCGGGGTCCGGGCTGCGCCACGGCGCCGTACGACGGCGGCGCTGGCGCGGTGA
- a CDS encoding DUF742 domain-containing protein, whose translation MNGEQPRDVEPDEDATFVRPFIITGGRSEPLQADLRLETLVVAVGVPDPSLAFERRHIVAVCEQPTTVAEVAHRVGVPLGVAKVLISDLVVAGQLACRQPAELPLPMLERIRDHVRAL comes from the coding sequence GTGAACGGTGAACAGCCCAGGGACGTAGAACCTGACGAGGACGCGACGTTCGTCCGGCCGTTCATCATCACCGGCGGCCGGTCCGAGCCTCTCCAGGCCGATCTGCGGCTGGAGACGCTGGTCGTCGCCGTCGGCGTGCCGGATCCGTCGCTCGCGTTCGAGCGGCGCCACATCGTCGCGGTGTGCGAACAGCCGACGACCGTCGCCGAGGTGGCGCACCGCGTCGGCGTACCCCTCGGAGTGGCCAAGGTGCTGATCTCCGACCTCGTCGTCGCCGGGCAACTCGCCTGCCGGCAACCCGCGGAGCTGCCGCTCCCGATGCTCGAAAGGATCAGGGACCATGTCCGGGCGCTCTGA
- a CDS encoding roadblock/LC7 domain-containing protein: protein MTTVDTPHDSHTFNWLLANFVKSTDGVRDAVAVSSDGLLIAVSDGLGRTEADHLAAIVSGLSSLARSASKRYSFDGVKLIMIEMGRGFLLVSAIRDGSCLGVLADSSGELGLVGYEMAVLAERAGDLLTPTLIADLRQALPR from the coding sequence GTGACCACCGTCGACACCCCGCACGACTCCCACACCTTCAACTGGCTGCTCGCCAACTTCGTCAAGAGCACCGACGGTGTACGCGACGCGGTCGCCGTCTCCTCCGACGGGCTGCTGATCGCCGTGTCGGACGGGCTCGGGCGCACCGAGGCCGACCATCTCGCCGCGATCGTCTCGGGGTTGAGCAGTCTGGCCCGCAGCGCGTCCAAGCGGTACAGCTTCGACGGGGTCAAGCTCATCATGATCGAGATGGGCCGGGGTTTCCTGCTCGTCTCGGCGATCCGGGACGGCAGCTGTCTCGGCGTCCTCGCCGACAGCAGCGGTGAACTGGGCCTCGTCGGCTACGAGATGGCGGTGCTCGCGGAGCGGGCGGGTGATCTGCTCACCCCGACGCTCATCGCCGATCTGCGGCAGGCGTTGCCGCGGTGA
- a CDS encoding nitrate- and nitrite sensing domain-containing protein, which translates to MDVTTKATTSIRARLLRILVLALAVLLALLGIAAADQISAYRNASATADNARLEITLQGLVHELQKERGLTTGYVGGVQQFSAKLPAQRKATDTARQQLDVALKGREDSAAGSVRESLGRLDGLAGIRKDADDGTGVVKDTFDYFTTTITVLDRLGLGLDDVHDGTLRDAYQALQVLGNAKEFTGEERAIVLGSVRAGKFRGDDYSRFMEIRAGRLAALDAFPRSATAVQERRLNTALTTPDAERALTYEGKAVHGTGKLKASAIPPMAWWDAMTSTINGMRNVQIALGTDVENRAAQLESSAQRDLLLFLLLALATVVALGALALDCVRSVSTPLVELARQAREVAGSRLPRAVAAVQDGSSGAAPQPPAPLAVADKAGAEVREVADAFDRVQRSAFELATEQAVLRRNATDSLVSLGRRNQNLVRRQISFINKLEHEDADPATLANLFELDHLATRMRRNAESLLVLAGESSPRPWSTPLAVNDVLRAALSEVEEYRRVTLRRIEPAFVTGSVVVEIAHLLAELVENALSFSPPDSDVEIEGRRTSAGYLVAIVDHGFGMDNQALAEANVRLSGTASFMAEPTRFLGHFVVGALARKCGIEVRLGEAPAAGVVARVLIPAGLLTEKGVEEGPVVPAPRKAEAEKVESPETETVASPVAAKGGSSAARTRNGLVKRPQRSGIAAAVSETDRTGRPAPTTPPNPERSPEQVSGMLSTLRSAHMRGGISVEKEKQRKTGKSAAKNAETNSDTNSDTNEGAAK; encoded by the coding sequence GTGGACGTCACAACAAAAGCGACCACCAGCATCCGCGCCAGGCTGCTGAGGATTCTGGTCCTCGCCCTCGCGGTCCTGCTCGCCCTGCTCGGTATCGCGGCCGCCGACCAGATCTCCGCCTATCGCAACGCCTCCGCGACCGCCGACAACGCCCGCCTGGAAATCACCCTCCAGGGACTCGTGCACGAACTGCAGAAGGAGCGCGGACTCACCACCGGATACGTCGGCGGCGTGCAGCAGTTCAGCGCCAAACTGCCCGCGCAGCGCAAGGCCACCGACACCGCGCGCCAGCAGCTGGACGTGGCCCTGAAGGGGCGTGAGGACTCCGCCGCCGGTTCCGTGCGCGAGTCCCTCGGCCGGCTCGACGGCCTCGCCGGCATCCGCAAGGACGCCGACGACGGCACCGGCGTGGTGAAGGACACCTTCGACTACTTCACCACCACCATCACCGTCCTCGACCGGCTCGGCCTCGGCCTCGACGACGTCCACGACGGCACCCTGCGCGACGCCTACCAGGCGCTCCAAGTCCTCGGCAACGCAAAGGAGTTCACCGGCGAGGAGCGCGCCATCGTGCTCGGCTCGGTACGCGCCGGGAAGTTCCGCGGCGACGACTACAGCCGGTTCATGGAGATCCGCGCCGGACGCCTCGCCGCCCTCGACGCCTTCCCCCGTTCGGCCACCGCCGTCCAGGAACGGCGCCTGAACACCGCCCTCACCACGCCCGACGCCGAGCGCGCGCTGACGTACGAGGGCAAGGCGGTGCACGGCACCGGGAAGCTGAAGGCGAGCGCGATCCCGCCCATGGCCTGGTGGGACGCCATGACCTCCACCATCAACGGGATGCGGAACGTCCAGATCGCCCTCGGCACCGATGTCGAGAACAGGGCCGCCCAGCTGGAGAGTTCGGCCCAGCGCGACCTGCTTCTGTTCCTGTTGCTCGCCCTCGCCACGGTCGTCGCGCTCGGCGCGCTGGCCCTCGACTGCGTACGGTCCGTCTCCACGCCGCTCGTCGAACTCGCCCGGCAGGCACGGGAGGTGGCCGGCAGCCGGCTGCCGCGGGCCGTGGCCGCCGTACAGGACGGGTCGTCCGGGGCGGCGCCGCAGCCGCCTGCTCCGCTCGCCGTCGCCGACAAGGCGGGGGCCGAAGTGCGGGAGGTGGCCGACGCGTTCGACCGGGTGCAGCGGTCCGCCTTCGAACTCGCCACCGAGCAGGCCGTGTTGCGGCGCAACGCCACCGACTCCCTGGTGAGCCTGGGGCGTCGCAACCAGAACCTGGTGCGCCGTCAGATCAGCTTCATCAACAAGCTGGAGCACGAGGACGCCGACCCCGCGACCCTCGCCAACCTCTTCGAACTCGACCACCTGGCCACCCGTATGCGCCGCAACGCCGAAAGCCTCCTCGTGCTCGCCGGAGAGTCGAGCCCCCGCCCCTGGTCCACGCCGCTGGCCGTCAACGACGTGCTGCGCGCCGCGCTGTCCGAGGTCGAGGAGTACCGCCGGGTCACCCTGCGCCGCATCGAGCCCGCGTTCGTCACCGGCTCCGTCGTCGTCGAAATCGCCCATCTGCTGGCCGAGTTGGTGGAGAACGCGCTGAGCTTCTCGCCGCCGGACTCCGACGTGGAGATCGAGGGACGGCGCACCAGCGCCGGGTATCTCGTCGCGATCGTCGACCACGGCTTCGGCATGGACAACCAGGCCCTCGCCGAGGCCAACGTACGGCTGTCCGGCACCGCCAGCTTCATGGCCGAACCCACCCGTTTCCTGGGCCACTTCGTGGTCGGCGCCCTCGCCCGCAAGTGCGGTATCGAGGTACGGCTCGGCGAGGCACCGGCGGCCGGTGTGGTCGCCCGGGTGCTCATCCCGGCGGGGCTGTTGACGGAGAAGGGGGTCGAGGAGGGGCCGGTGGTTCCCGCCCCGAGGAAGGCGGAGGCGGAGAAGGTGGAGAGCCCGGAGACCGAGACGGTGGCCTCCCCGGTCGCCGCCAAGGGCGGTTCGTCCGCCGCGCGCACCCGCAACGGCCTCGTCAAGCGGCCGCAGCGCAGCGGTATCGCGGCGGCGGTGAGCGAGACCGACCGGACCGGCAGGCCCGCCCCCACCACACCGCCCAACCCGGAACGGTCTCCCGAGCAGGTCTCCGGGATGCTCTCCACTCTGCGCAGCGCCCACATGCGGGGCGGGATCAGCGTCGAGAAGGAGAAGCAGCGGAAGACCGGGAAGAGTGCCGCGAAGAACGCCGAGACGAATTCCGACACGAATTCCGACACGAACGAGGGTGCCGCCAAGTGA
- a CDS encoding DUF5685 family protein translates to MFGMVRPCSHRLGESLKTQWMAHLCGLCLALRGDHGQFARIVTNYDGLLLSVLTEAQVERAGGGWRRTAGPCPLRGMRTASVAQGEGARLAAAVSLVLASAKVRDHVADGDGLLARGPVALAARRVAGSWGRAGARTGSAVGFDAAVLVDAVERQFGIESLAGPGTPVLTVTEPTETATAAAFAHTAVLAGRPGNAVPLAEAGRLFGRLAHLLDAVEDREADAAAGAWNPLTATGTPLTEARRLADDALHGIRLALREVEFVDAKLAHLLLAHELGRSVDRAFGTQSCGHGPENAFGPPRTPYLPGDPRHDGNPYDGDPHGGNPFGGEPPRPGGRGFWAGCAVALGLCCTCKVCCADEFEGPWSGRRREGCRSSCDCSCCDACECCECCECLSCCDC, encoded by the coding sequence GTGTTCGGAATGGTCCGGCCCTGCAGTCACAGACTCGGTGAAAGCCTCAAGACCCAGTGGATGGCGCATTTGTGCGGGCTGTGCCTCGCACTGCGCGGGGACCACGGGCAGTTCGCGAGGATTGTCACGAACTACGACGGTCTGCTCCTCTCGGTGCTGACGGAGGCTCAGGTCGAGCGCGCGGGCGGCGGATGGCGTCGTACGGCCGGGCCCTGCCCCTTGCGCGGGATGCGGACCGCGTCCGTCGCGCAGGGCGAGGGCGCGCGGCTCGCGGCGGCCGTCTCGCTGGTGCTCGCCTCCGCCAAGGTGCGTGACCATGTCGCCGACGGGGACGGGCTGCTGGCCCGCGGGCCGGTGGCGCTGGCCGCGCGGCGGGTCGCCGGGAGCTGGGGGCGGGCCGGGGCGCGCACCGGTTCCGCGGTCGGGTTCGACGCCGCCGTACTCGTCGACGCCGTGGAGCGGCAGTTCGGCATCGAGTCCCTGGCCGGGCCCGGGACGCCGGTCCTGACCGTCACCGAACCGACCGAGACCGCTACGGCGGCCGCCTTCGCGCACACCGCGGTCCTGGCCGGACGGCCCGGCAACGCCGTACCGCTGGCCGAGGCTGGGCGCCTCTTCGGCCGGCTCGCGCATCTCCTGGACGCCGTGGAGGACAGGGAGGCGGATGCCGCGGCCGGTGCCTGGAATCCCCTCACCGCGACCGGCACCCCGCTCACCGAAGCCCGCCGGCTCGCCGACGACGCGCTGCACGGGATACGGCTCGCGCTGCGCGAGGTGGAGTTCGTCGACGCCAAGCTGGCGCATCTGCTGCTCGCTCACGAACTGGGGCGCTCGGTGGACCGGGCCTTCGGCACGCAGTCGTGCGGGCACGGGCCGGAGAATGCCTTCGGGCCGCCACGGACTCCGTACCTGCCGGGCGATCCGCGGCACGACGGGAATCCCTACGATGGCGACCCGCACGGCGGCAACCCCTTCGGCGGTGAGCCCCCGCGGCCCGGCGGGCGCGGTTTCTGGGCCGGGTGCGCCGTAGCCCTCGGGCTCTGCTGCACCTGCAAGGTGTGCTGCGCCGACGAGTTCGAGGGGCCGTGGTCGGGACGGCGGCGCGAGGGATGCCGCTCCAGCTGCGACTGCTCGTGCTGCGACGCGTGCGAATGCTGCGAATGTTGTGAATGTCTGTCGTGCTGCGACTGCTGA
- a CDS encoding cell division protein SepF, whose product MGSVRKASAWLGLVDDNDDERYYDDDYSEGTEQPGDAWVTDPRVKVAEDVAEVKGRRIGTVTPDSFRDARAIGELFREGVPVIVNLTAMEATDAKRVVDFAAGLTFGLRGTIERVANRVFLLTPANTEIVSGDPAVRREDGFFNQS is encoded by the coding sequence ATGGGATCGGTACGCAAGGCGAGTGCTTGGCTTGGACTCGTTGACGACAACGATGACGAGCGTTACTACGACGACGACTACTCCGAAGGGACCGAGCAGCCCGGGGATGCCTGGGTCACGGATCCGCGGGTGAAGGTGGCGGAGGACGTCGCCGAGGTGAAGGGCCGGCGCATCGGCACGGTCACCCCGGACAGCTTCCGCGACGCCCGCGCGATCGGCGAGCTGTTCCGGGAAGGGGTCCCGGTGATCGTGAACCTCACGGCGATGGAGGCGACCGACGCCAAGCGCGTGGTCGACTTCGCGGCCGGCCTCACCTTCGGCCTGCGCGGCACGATCGAGCGGGTCGCGAACCGTGTCTTCCTGCTGACCCCCGCCAACACGGAGATCGTCAGCGGCGACCCCGCCGTGCGCCGTGAGGACGGGTTCTTCAACCAGAGCTGA